The following proteins are co-located in the Schistocerca nitens isolate TAMUIC-IGC-003100 chromosome 2, iqSchNite1.1, whole genome shotgun sequence genome:
- the LOC126236276 gene encoding ankyrin repeat domain-containing protein 40-like isoform X1 has protein sequence MNASHTAENHNTELVKNVQHDSLREESLREASCIGDIETVELLLSNGTLDVNARHKINGWTALHWAAKRGHKDIVLLLLANGADKNILTNKGELPAALCSSAEIRKLLETPSNTDAQDSTQQLPIVPNYLKNPTLITMNSRKPPAADSGLSNSSVPVHAAVPKSAQHSGAICDELVLKARVANSGELDFIEIELPHSELTYNKLLRVCCDELGVNATQVLRLRKLPDTVLRKDKDIRRLKDFQEIEVVVAPPPGRKLVPGSNGFINVPAALGTNINGYQSISLHKNQTILY, from the exons ATGAATGCTAGTCATACAGCGGAAAATCATAACACTGAACTAGTGAAAAATGTGCAGCATGATTCTTTGCGAGAAGAGTCATTGAGGGAAGCATCCTGTATAGGTGACATAGAAACAGTAGAATTGCTTCTGAGTAATGGCACCCTAGATGTTAACGCACGACATAAAATCAACGGCTG GACAGCATTGCATTGGGCTGCCAAAAGAGGTCACAAAGATATAGTACTTCTGTTGCTCGCAAATGGAGCTGACAAGAACATTTTGACAAACAAGGGCGAACTACCTGCAGCTTTATGTAGTAGCGCAGAAATTCGTAAACTATTGGAAACGCCGTCTAATACTGATGCCCAAGATTCTACCCAACAGCTACCAATAGTACCCAATTATCTGAAGAACCCAACACTTATCACCATGAATTCAAGGAAGCCTCCTGCTGCAGACTCCGGGCTTTCAAATTCGAGTGTGCCAGTGCATGCAGCTGTTCCAAAGTCTGCCCAGCATAGTGGTGCAATCTGTGATG AATTGGTGCTCAAAGCCCGTGTTGCAAATAGTGGTGAACTGGATTTCATAGAAATTGAGCTGCCACACAGTGAGCTAACATACAACAAACTTTTACGTGTGTGCTGTGATGAATTGGGTGTGAATGCTACCCAAGTGTTGAGGTTACGTAAGCTTCCAGACACAGTTCTTCGTAAGGATAAAGACATACGGAGATTGAAAGACTTTCAAGAAATAGAAGTTGTAGTTGCACCACCACCAGGAAGAAAGCTAGTTCCAGGTAGCAATGgttttattaatgtgccagcagcACTCGGCACAAACATAAATGGTTACCAATCCATTTCTCTCCATAAGAATCAGACCATTCTCTATTGA
- the LOC126235058 gene encoding uncharacterized protein LOC126235058 has translation MKGSSQILRKICGDCASVDSSLSIAWTGEVKLLLNGYDTPNILNTDEKCYGGKLSKDGITVLIACNICGSQALKPLIVVKSARPRCFKGEKTASHNLSLKQKIIDDDRTQNTYRQTCVIQITSLVLDRTEKCEKENVIVLTVITMIDKGWKNVNPVTLDSGHVDDDIGIHGVLTYAELLACHDEDEEDNEERWSHLPTQSYLSILYAPKPSERK, from the exons ATGAAGGGTAGCTctcaaattttaagaaaaatctgtGGAGATTGTGCCAGCGTGGACAGTTCCCTTAGTATTGCATGGACTGGTGAAGTAAAACTACTTCTGAATGGCTACGACACACCCAACATATTAAACACAG ACGAAAAGTGTTATGGAGGAAAATTGAGCAAAGACGGAATAACTGTCCTTATAGCTTGTAACATCTGTGGATCTCAAGCACTGAAACCACTGATAGTAGTGAAATCTGCGAGGCCACGTTGTTTCAAAGGGGAGAAAACGGCTTCTCACAACTTATCACTGAAACAAAAGATCATTGATGACGACAGGACACAGAACACATACAGACAGACATGTGTAAT ACAAATCACTTCACTGGTGCTGGATAGAACTGAAAAATGCGAGAAGGAAAACGTGATAGTTTTGACCGTTATAACCATGATTGATAAGGGCTGGAAAAATGTCAACCCTGTTACTCTG GATTCTGGTCATGTTGATGATGACATCGGTATCCATGGTGTTCTAACATATGCTGAACTGTTGGCTTGTCACGATGAAGACGAGGAAGATAACGAAGAACGATGGTCACATTTACCAACGCAAAGTTACCTGTCCATACTCTATGCTCCTAAGCCGTCAGAACGGAAATGA
- the LOC126236276 gene encoding ankyrin repeat domain-containing protein 40-like isoform X2, producing the protein MLTHDIKSTAALHWAAKRGHKDIVLLLLANGADKNILTNKGELPAALCSSAEIRKLLETPSNTDAQDSTQQLPIVPNYLKNPTLITMNSRKPPAADSGLSNSSVPVHAAVPKSAQHSGAICDELVLKARVANSGELDFIEIELPHSELTYNKLLRVCCDELGVNATQVLRLRKLPDTVLRKDKDIRRLKDFQEIEVVVAPPPGRKLVPGSNGFINVPAALGTNINGYQSISLHKNQTILY; encoded by the exons ATGTTAACGCACGACATAAAATCAACGGCTG CATTGCATTGGGCTGCCAAAAGAGGTCACAAAGATATAGTACTTCTGTTGCTCGCAAATGGAGCTGACAAGAACATTTTGACAAACAAGGGCGAACTACCTGCAGCTTTATGTAGTAGCGCAGAAATTCGTAAACTATTGGAAACGCCGTCTAATACTGATGCCCAAGATTCTACCCAACAGCTACCAATAGTACCCAATTATCTGAAGAACCCAACACTTATCACCATGAATTCAAGGAAGCCTCCTGCTGCAGACTCCGGGCTTTCAAATTCGAGTGTGCCAGTGCATGCAGCTGTTCCAAAGTCTGCCCAGCATAGTGGTGCAATCTGTGATG AATTGGTGCTCAAAGCCCGTGTTGCAAATAGTGGTGAACTGGATTTCATAGAAATTGAGCTGCCACACAGTGAGCTAACATACAACAAACTTTTACGTGTGTGCTGTGATGAATTGGGTGTGAATGCTACCCAAGTGTTGAGGTTACGTAAGCTTCCAGACACAGTTCTTCGTAAGGATAAAGACATACGGAGATTGAAAGACTTTCAAGAAATAGAAGTTGTAGTTGCACCACCACCAGGAAGAAAGCTAGTTCCAGGTAGCAATGgttttattaatgtgccagcagcACTCGGCACAAACATAAATGGTTACCAATCCATTTCTCTCCATAAGAATCAGACCATTCTCTATTGA